In Vigna radiata var. radiata cultivar VC1973A chromosome 3, Vradiata_ver6, whole genome shotgun sequence, the following proteins share a genomic window:
- the LOC106757197 gene encoding uncharacterized protein LOC106757197, whose translation MVGQNPNRVSDHSTHPNLKTIPFFTNKTNLLRSQLQEPKIPWTVACWIPISHSKQSHYLSKERESESESKKERMGFGLLASKVLRPTSRLLLSSQNPTIFLRTIVTKPQLCNPEASAAQRVRPPRTPDELSIEEEAERKVGWLLKTIFFVTAGVAGYHFFPYMGDNLMQQSISLLRVKDPLFKRMGASRLTRFATDDERRKKIIEMGGAQELLNMLSTAKDDRTRKAALQALDALLHSDEALASMHQIGAVSIIRTVPNSPEDAEVEGFKLSLMKRFRDMRYDVPS comes from the exons ATGGTCGGGCAAAACCCAAATCGAGTATCGGACCACTCCACCCACCCAAATCTGAAAACCATTCCCTTCTTCACCAACAAAACAAACTTACTCAGATCGCAGCTTCAGGAACCAAAGATTCCTTGGACCGTCGCATGTTGGATCCCCATCTCCCATTCCAAACAAAGCCATTATCTATCGAAAGAAAGAGAGAGCGAATCAGAAAGTAAAAAAGAGAGAATGGGGTTTGGTTTGTTAGCTTCGAAGGTCCTCAGACCCACCTCGAGGCTCCTGCTCTCTTCCCAAAACCCTACCATCTTCCTCCGAACTATCGTCACCAAGCCTCAGCTTTGCAATCCCGAGGCCTCCGCCGCTCAGCGGGTGCGGCCGCCGCGGACTCCTG ATGAGCTATCGATCGAGGAAGAAGCCGAAAGGAAAGTTGGATGGCTATTGAAGACGATTTTTTTTGTGACTGCCGGGGTTGCAGGATACCATTTCTTTCCTTATATGG GAGATAATTTGATGCAACAGTCTATTTCGCTTTTGCGTGTCAAGGATCCCTTGTTCAAAAGGATGGGAGCTTCTAGATTGACTCGTTTTGCAACAGATG atgaaagaagaaagaagataatTGAGATGGGTGGAGCTCAAGAACTCTTAAATATGTTAAGCACAGCGAAAGATGACCGGACACGGAAAGCAGCATTGCAAGCTCTTGATGCACTATTACACTCAG ATGAAGCTCTAGCATCCATGCATCAGATCGGGGCCGTTTCAATAATTAGGACTGTACCAAATTCACCTGAGGATGCAGAAGTTGAGGGTTTCAAGTTGAGCTTGATGAAAAGGTTCCGAGATATGAGATATGATGTACCATCATGA
- the LOC106757987 gene encoding aspartic proteinase PCS1: MTPTLFFIFFFPLLSSANHSFQLNHTSFSLSFPLTSLPLSTNTASNMLRDSLIVYSNRTTNTTRLPSPSSPYNYRLTFNYSMALIVNLPIGTPPQVQPMVLDTGSQLSWIQCHRKPPKVPPPTVSFDPSRSSTFSNLPCTHPVCKPRIPDFTLPTSCDQNRLCHYSYFYADGTYAEGNLVREKFTFSRSLFTPPLILGCATESTDPRGILGMNRGRLSFASQSKITKFSYCVPTRETRPGSTPTGSFYLGHNPNSLRFRFIPMLTFAQSQRMPNLDPLAYTVALQGIRIGGRKLNISPAVFHADAGGSGQTMVDSGSEFTYLVGEAYDKVRAEVVRSVGPRMKKDYVYGGVADMCFDGNAIEIGRLIGDMVFEFEKGVEIVIPKERVLASVEGGVHCVGIGNSDKLGAASNIIGNFHQQNLWVEFDLANRRVGFGAADCSRLAP; the protein is encoded by the coding sequence ATGACTCCGAcactcttcttcatcttcttctttcctcttctCTCCTCTGCAAACCACTCCTTCCAACTCAACCACACCTCATTCTCACTCTCTTTCCCTCTCACTTCACTCCCTCTCTCCACCAACACCGCCTCCAACATGCTACGCGACTCTCTCATTGTGTACTCTAACCGCACCACAAATACCACGCGACTTCCTTCGCCTTCTTCTCCGTATAACTACAGGCTAACCTTCAATTACTCCATGGCTTTGATCGTCAACCTTCCCATTGGGACCCCACCGCAGGTTCAGCCTATGGTGTTGGACACCGGAAGCCAACTATCGTGGATTCAGTGTCACAGAAAACCACCCAAGGTGCCTCCCCCAACCGTCTCCTTTGACCCTTCTCGCTCCTCCACTTTCTCTAATCTTCCCTGTACTCACCCCGTTTGCAAACCACGAATTCCCGATTTTACCCTCCCCACTTCCTGCGACCAGAACCGCCTCTGTCACTACTCCTACTTCTACGCCGACGGTACCTACGCCGAGGGAAATCTCGTCAGAGAAAAATTCACATTCTCCCGTTCCCTTTTTACCCCTCCTTTGATCCTCGGCTGCGCCACTGAGTCCACCGACCCCAGGGGCATTTTGGGAATGAATCGTGGACGCCTCTCCTTCGCTTCACAATCTAAAATAACCAAATTCTCCTACTGCGTTCCCACCCGAGAAACCCGACCCGGATCCACTCCAACCGGGTCGTTCTACCTGGGCCACAACCCGAACTCTCTCCGGTTTCGGTTTATCCCGATGTTGACTTTTGCTCAGAGTCAACGTATGCCAAATCTTGACCCCTTGGCTTACACTGTCGCCTTGCAGGGGATAAGAATCGGAGGCAGAAAACTGAACATTTCGCCGGCTGTTTTTCACGCCGACGCTGGCGGGTCGGGTCAAACCATGGTTGACTCCGGATCCGAGTTTACTTACCTCGTTGGTGAGGCTTATGATAAGGTGCGGGCGGAAGTAGTGAGGAGTGTGGGGCCCAGAATGAAGAAGGATTACGTGTACGGTGGCGTTGCGGACATGTGCTTCGACGGGAATGCGATTGAGATCGGACGGCTTATAGGGGACATGGTGTTTGAGTTCGAGAAGGGCGTGGAAATAGTGATTCCCAAGGAGAGGGTTCTGGCTTCCGTGGAGGGCGGGGTCCACTGCGTCGGGATTGGCAACTCTGATAAATTGGGTGCGGCCAGTAACATCATCGGGAATTTCCATCAGCAGAATCTGTGGGTGGAGTTTGATCTCGCCAATCGCAGAGTGGGTTTCGGTGCGGCTGATTGTAGCAGATTGGCTCCATAG